The nucleotide sequence TAGTTCTGCTGCGGCACGGTACGCGTTGGCGAGCCAGATGTTGTGCGAACAGTTCCATGTTCCTGACGGGTAGAACCCGGGCAGGGATTCAGCATAGGTCTGGACCCACTGCCAGCCAGCGGTAGTATCCTCTCGGCAGACCGTGTTACACACGCCCCAGAACGCAGTGCCGCCACACATCGCCCATTCGGCCCGGCTCAGCTTCAAAGTGGTGTTGTCCTCAAGCCAGCGTTGGATTCTTCGTCCTCTTGTGACCGCGGTGTCGCGCAAAATCTGGTCGGACCGGTCGAGCGCAAAGTCGTACGCCATGCCTGATGACTGCGCGGTTACGAAGCATTCGAGGTAGGTACCGTTGGCGAGCGGATTGCGAATGAGGAAACCGCGGCACGAGTCAGCATAGGAGAGGAAGCTTGAGTCGGCATAAGTCCGGCGGTACTGCATCTCAACCATTAGGGCAAGGCCTGAGTTCCAGATTGCATACCAGACGTTTGCCGGCTGGCCCGAGTGCTCCCAGAAGGCCGGATGGCGCAGCACGTATACCCATGCCCGGCGGATGTTCTCGCGGTAGTCGTCCGAACCGGTCAACTCATACCAGCGGGACCATATCCAGATTGCTTCCTGGGTGTTGTCGGTCTCGATGACATTAGGCAGATGCTCGGCCTCAATGATACCGCCAAAGTCGGGCGAGCCAGAGTCCGATACCTGGTAGGCTGCCACGAAATCGCAGGCCAGTTTGATACGTTCAAGGTAGTTGTAGCGCCGGGGGCCGAATATCAGACTCTCAGGCCGGGCAAACCATTCCTGCCGGTATGACCGGCGGAAAAGTTCAAACTCCTGCTCGGTCCACATCCGGGTGGCAAAGGCCGCTCCTCCAACAACGCAGACGACAAGGAGTGTCTTCACGCGCATTGATACTCTCCGGGGCAACAAGATAGGCCGACTCCAGCCCAAGTCAAGACAGAACCTGGAATCGCCCCGACGAGACCTTTCCTGAACCTGCACGCCGGGCTTGACCCGGCGCTTGCGGGCGTATCTAATATGGTGTGAGTGCATCCACCTACTGGAGGAGCAATGCTCTCTGACATCGAAATCGCCCAACAAACTAAGCTCATGCCGATATTCGAGATAGTGAAGTCACTCGGCATCACCGACATGGACCTGGTACTGCCGAATGGTAACTACAAGGCCAAGTTATCGCTGCGGTTGTTTGAGCGCCTAAAAGACCGTCCCAAGGGCAGGCTTGTGCTTGTTACCGCAACAACTCCGACCAAATACGGTGAGGGCAAGACGACAGTGTCAGTCGGGCTCTCGATGGCCCTGAACCGGCTCGGAAAGAAATCAATCGTGGTGCTGCGCGAGCCCTCGCTCGGACCGGTGTTCGGTATCAAGGGCGGAGCCGCCGGTGGCGGTTACTCCCAGGTGCTGCCGATGGATGACATCAACCTGCACTTCACCGGTGATATCCACGCAGTTACAGCAGCTCACAACCTCCTATCCGCGATGCTTGACAACTCGATACACTTCGGCAATCCGCAGCACATAGACGAGCGGGAAATAGTGTTTCCCAGAGCCATTGACATGAACGACCGGGTGCTGCGCTCAATGGTCGTTGGCCTGGGCGGCCGGGCCAATGGACCGGCCCGTGAGGACAGTTGCGTGATAACCGCTGCTTCCGAAGTGATGGCAATACTCGGGCTTTCGGCTTCCCGGGCCGAACTCAAGGAGCGGCTTGGACGGATTCTCGTGGCCCTGAGCTACGACGACAAACCGGTGACCGC is from candidate division WOR-3 bacterium and encodes:
- a CDS encoding formate--tetrahydrofolate ligase, whose product is MLSDIEIAQQTKLMPIFEIVKSLGITDMDLVLPNGNYKAKLSLRLFERLKDRPKGRLVLVTATTPTKYGEGKTTVSVGLSMALNRLGKKSIVVLREPSLGPVFGIKGGAAGGGYSQVLPMDDINLHFTGDIHAVTAAHNLLSAMLDNSIHFGNPQHIDEREIVFPRAIDMNDRVLRSMVVGLGGRANGPAREDSCVITAASEVMAILGLSASRAELKERLGRILVALSYDDKPVTAGDLGATGAMAVLLKDAIKPNLVQTIEHTPAFVHTGPFANIAHGTASVVATNMALQLCDYTVIEAGFGSD